Proteins encoded in a region of the Streptomyces sp. NBC_01298 genome:
- a CDS encoding crotonase/enoyl-CoA hydratase family protein yields the protein MPDPGPAVLTTEPTPGVLLITLNRPHVRNAVDRPLAEALDAALTRLEEDPSLAVGILTGAEGHFCSGMDLKAFPTEGVPVVAGRGLAGLTRARPRKPLIAAVEGAAVAGGFELALACDLITAADTAFFALPEVARGLIAAEGGAIRLPGRLPYHVAMEMLLTAAPLPAADAARYGLVNRLTPEGQALEAALALSARVQEHSPHAVHITKQIVQNTRGLDDHAAFSVQDPLSTPVFATTAATEGARAFTQKRSPAWDGPPTPQHA from the coding sequence ATGCCCGACCCCGGCCCCGCCGTACTGACGACCGAACCCACCCCCGGCGTCCTGCTCATCACCCTCAACAGGCCGCACGTCCGCAACGCCGTCGACCGGCCTCTCGCCGAGGCCCTGGACGCGGCCCTGACCCGGCTGGAGGAGGATCCGTCGCTGGCCGTCGGCATCCTCACCGGCGCGGAGGGCCACTTCTGCTCCGGCATGGACCTCAAGGCCTTCCCCACCGAAGGCGTCCCCGTCGTCGCCGGGCGCGGGCTGGCGGGGCTGACCCGGGCCCGGCCGCGCAAGCCGCTCATCGCCGCCGTCGAGGGTGCGGCCGTTGCCGGCGGCTTCGAGCTGGCCCTCGCCTGCGACCTGATCACCGCGGCGGACACCGCGTTCTTCGCCCTGCCCGAGGTGGCCCGCGGCCTGATCGCCGCCGAAGGCGGAGCGATCCGTCTGCCCGGCCGGCTCCCGTACCACGTGGCGATGGAGATGCTCCTGACCGCGGCCCCCCTGCCCGCCGCCGACGCGGCCCGCTACGGCCTGGTCAACCGCCTCACCCCCGAGGGCCAGGCCCTCGAAGCGGCCCTCGCCCTGAGCGCCCGCGTCCAGGAGCACTCCCCCCACGCCGTCCACATCACGAAGCAGATCGTCCAGAACACCCGCGGCCTGGACGACCACGCCGCGTTCTCCGTCCAAGACCCTCTCAGCACGCCCGTGTTCGCCACCACCGCCGCCACGGAAGGCGCCCGCGCCTTCACCCAGAAGCGCTCCCCGGCCTGGGACGGCCCGCCGACGCCCCAACACGCCTGA
- a CDS encoding DUF6086 family protein, whose translation MSQYYDLGDETLWNPSNGAARLFHRQVAVFEAELGLPSGIGPMENDECQIDPAVLGVFTEALVVRHGQTGHAIIRALSEGFVATVLVLADRAGVDVHRPGPGPAADSLEGARDVQVQVQVQAQVPLPDPWGPLAESELRAAARELSRRMPR comes from the coding sequence GTGAGCCAGTACTACGACCTCGGCGACGAGACCCTCTGGAACCCCTCGAACGGCGCCGCCCGCCTCTTTCACCGCCAAGTGGCCGTATTCGAGGCCGAACTCGGCCTCCCGTCGGGCATCGGCCCGATGGAGAACGACGAGTGCCAGATCGACCCGGCTGTTCTCGGCGTCTTCACCGAAGCCCTCGTCGTCCGCCACGGCCAGACCGGCCACGCCATCATCCGCGCCCTCTCGGAGGGATTCGTCGCCACCGTGCTGGTACTGGCGGACCGGGCGGGCGTGGACGTGCACAGGCCGGGGCCGGGGCCGGCGGCCGATTCGCTGGAGGGGGCGCGGGACGTCCAGGTCCAGGTCCAGGTCCAGGCGCAGGTTCCGCTCCCGGACCCGTGGGGCCCCTTGGCGGAGTCCGAGCTGCGCGCGGCCGCCCGGGAGCTGTCCCGGCGGATGCCGCGCTGA
- a CDS encoding SDR family NAD(P)-dependent oxidoreductase → MGIEQVDRPVAVVSGSTSGIGEAVARRLAADGMRVVVHSRRSVEAGEALAAELGGAYVRADLAVEEEARGLIEATLDRFGRLDVLVNNAGISWPIPHDDLAAATPADWRQLLEVNLIAPWVLCTAALPALRRSPTGGSIVNITSHAGVRPKGSSVPYAASKAALNHVTRLLAAALGPEVRVNAIAPGLVDTPMTKDWAQAHELWRDRAPMHRPAQPADVADLVASVITSTYLTGEVIVLDGGLNLT, encoded by the coding sequence ATGGGGATTGAACAAGTGGATCGGCCCGTCGCCGTAGTCAGCGGGTCCACGTCGGGGATCGGTGAGGCTGTCGCTCGGAGGCTGGCAGCGGACGGGATGCGGGTCGTCGTGCACTCGCGGCGCAGCGTGGAGGCTGGGGAGGCGCTGGCGGCGGAGCTCGGTGGGGCGTACGTACGGGCTGATCTGGCGGTGGAGGAAGAGGCTCGCGGGCTCATCGAGGCGACACTCGACCGGTTCGGCCGGCTGGACGTCCTCGTGAACAACGCGGGCATCAGCTGGCCGATCCCGCACGACGACCTGGCCGCCGCAACGCCTGCGGACTGGCGGCAGCTGCTGGAAGTGAACCTGATCGCACCATGGGTCCTGTGCACGGCAGCGCTTCCGGCACTGCGCCGCTCCCCCACGGGCGGCAGCATCGTGAACATCACCAGCCATGCCGGGGTACGCCCCAAGGGCTCATCGGTCCCATACGCAGCGAGCAAGGCCGCACTGAACCATGTGACCCGGCTGCTCGCAGCCGCACTCGGCCCAGAGGTCCGGGTCAACGCGATCGCTCCCGGCCTGGTGGACACACCGATGACCAAGGACTGGGCTCAAGCACACGAGTTGTGGCGAGATCGCGCCCCCATGCACCGCCCGGCTCAGCCCGCCGACGTGGCCGACCTCGTGGCGTCAGTAATCACCAGCACCTACCTCACCGGCGAAGTCATCGTGCTGGACGGAGGATTGAACCTCACCTGA
- a CDS encoding NUDIX hydrolase, whose amino-acid sequence MHPSPRTPRQAARIVVLNPAGSVFLFRENNVEVGIHWLPPGGGIDPGETPEECVRRELREETGWTDLEPERLLCTWEHDFTHTGIPVRQYEHIYVTTGPHRDPVPEYAGAHWRWLSPRNLATLGEPLWPPRLAELLDEAPTEPVHLGLLA is encoded by the coding sequence ATGCACCCTTCACCTCGAACTCCACGGCAGGCAGCCAGAATCGTCGTCCTCAATCCCGCCGGATCTGTTTTCCTCTTCCGCGAGAACAACGTGGAAGTCGGCATCCACTGGCTGCCGCCCGGCGGTGGCATCGATCCCGGGGAGACGCCCGAGGAGTGCGTACGGCGGGAGTTGCGGGAGGAGACGGGCTGGACGGACCTGGAACCGGAGCGGCTGCTCTGCACCTGGGAGCACGACTTCACCCACACGGGCATCCCGGTGCGCCAGTACGAGCACATCTACGTGACCACCGGCCCGCACCGCGATCCGGTACCGGAGTACGCCGGGGCCCACTGGCGGTGGCTGTCGCCGCGGAACCTCGCCACCCTCGGCGAACCGCTATGGCCGCCGCGCCTCGCCGAACTGCTCGACGAGGCCCCCACCGAGCCGGTGCACTTGGGGCTACTCGCCTGA
- a CDS encoding trypsin-like serine peptidase: MDKRTVVTAVLCAAVALGASAAMTKVVPADDGKARGSGKAAPRATPSPSASQSQSSEQARRSDGRTPGASVSPATPGGPVAFAGALFEGGTTDDHYCSATVVHSPGRNLIATAGHCLLAGRAGEGGASFAPAYAGGRAPYGTWKIAEVFEDPRWSDGTNDDYDLAFARLAPDDAGRNVEDVTGAAVLDTTGRTDEQVTVTGYPSHRKDPRTCVSRAVRISTTEQRFDCADFPTGTSGSAWIAADGKIIGVLTGGDTDDVSTSTILTGYAADLYARATGGAGGGTGR; encoded by the coding sequence GTGGACAAGCGGACCGTGGTGACCGCGGTGCTCTGCGCGGCGGTGGCGCTGGGCGCTTCCGCGGCCATGACGAAGGTGGTCCCGGCTGACGACGGCAAGGCCCGCGGTTCCGGGAAGGCGGCCCCCAGGGCGACGCCGTCACCGTCGGCATCGCAGTCGCAATCATCGGAACAGGCTCGGCGGTCCGATGGCCGGACCCCCGGGGCGTCGGTCTCGCCCGCCACGCCGGGCGGGCCCGTGGCCTTCGCCGGGGCGCTGTTCGAGGGCGGTACGACCGATGATCACTACTGTTCGGCGACCGTCGTGCACAGCCCCGGGCGGAACCTGATCGCCACCGCCGGCCACTGCCTGCTCGCCGGCCGGGCCGGCGAAGGCGGAGCCTCCTTCGCACCCGCGTACGCGGGCGGGCGGGCCCCGTACGGCACCTGGAAGATCGCCGAGGTGTTCGAGGACCCGCGCTGGTCGGACGGGACCAACGACGACTACGACCTGGCCTTCGCCCGCCTCGCTCCCGACGACGCGGGGCGCAACGTCGAGGACGTCACCGGCGCCGCCGTCCTGGACACCACGGGCCGCACGGACGAGCAGGTCACGGTGACGGGCTACCCGTCGCACCGCAAGGACCCGCGCACCTGCGTGTCCCGCGCGGTACGGATCAGCACCACCGAACAGCGCTTCGACTGCGCGGACTTCCCCACCGGCACGAGCGGCAGCGCGTGGATCGCCGCCGACGGAAAGATCATCGGCGTCCTGACCGGAGGTGACACGGACGACGTCTCGACGAGCACGATCCTGACCGGCTACGCGGCGGACCTGTACGCACGGGCGACGGGTGGCGCGGGAGGGGGGACCGGCAGGTGA
- a CDS encoding ABC transporter ATP-binding protein: MNKHAHAVVELTGVTKEYPGGVAALRGVDLTVMNGELLAIVGPSGSGKSTLLHIVGTLDRPTAGHVAIAGYDIASLSDRALSALRSRHVGFVFQSFHLVPGISARANVAEGLLYSGLSRAERGRRAERALERVGLGDRMDHRPHELSGGQKQRVAIARAVAGEPDLLLADEPTGALDTASGESVMELLHELNQDGATIAVITHDNEIAASLPRQVRIRDGEIVADLWNADAVGHTGALGVGA; the protein is encoded by the coding sequence ATGAACAAGCACGCCCACGCGGTCGTCGAACTGACCGGCGTCACCAAGGAGTACCCCGGCGGGGTCGCGGCCCTGCGCGGAGTCGACCTCACCGTCATGAACGGCGAGCTCCTCGCCATCGTCGGGCCGTCGGGCTCCGGAAAGTCCACGCTCCTGCACATCGTGGGGACGCTGGACCGGCCCACCGCCGGCCACGTCGCCATCGCCGGCTACGACATCGCCAGCCTCTCCGACCGAGCGCTTTCGGCGCTGCGCTCCCGCCACGTCGGCTTCGTGTTCCAGTCCTTCCACCTGGTACCGGGCATCAGCGCCCGCGCCAACGTCGCCGAGGGACTCCTCTACTCCGGCCTCTCCCGCGCCGAACGCGGACGGCGGGCGGAACGCGCCCTGGAGCGCGTCGGCCTCGGCGACCGCATGGACCACCGGCCCCACGAACTCTCCGGCGGGCAGAAGCAGCGCGTGGCGATCGCCCGCGCGGTGGCGGGCGAACCGGACCTGCTGCTCGCCGACGAGCCGACGGGCGCCCTGGACACGGCGTCCGGCGAGTCGGTGATGGAACTGCTGCACGAGCTCAACCAGGACGGGGCCACCATCGCCGTGATCACCCACGACAACGAGATCGCCGCGAGCCTGCCCCGCCAGGTCCGCATCCGCGACGGCGAGATCGTGGCCGACCTGTGGAACGCGGACGCGGTCGGGCACACCGGCGCCTTGGGGGTGGGTGCGTAA
- a CDS encoding GNAT family N-acetyltransferase has product MSNELLPKRVRFVKLNAKALRALADGDLAGGSAEAGVALDEHFVSDRARWIFGYRADQHAKDPSSAPWTTRAAVSEPDGTVIGDAGFHGPPDEEGVVEVGYSVVPTYRRQGYARAMLTALLARSAEEPDVRTVRATIRSDNTASLATIAGFGFTRVAERGNETDGIDLVFELPANPT; this is encoded by the coding sequence ATGAGCAATGAACTTCTTCCGAAACGCGTCCGCTTCGTCAAGCTCAACGCGAAGGCCCTACGGGCACTCGCCGATGGCGATCTCGCAGGCGGCAGCGCCGAGGCCGGGGTGGCCCTCGACGAGCACTTCGTATCCGATCGTGCCCGCTGGATCTTCGGCTACCGAGCCGACCAACACGCCAAGGACCCGTCCTCCGCACCCTGGACCACCCGGGCGGCAGTGTCGGAGCCGGACGGGACGGTCATAGGCGACGCGGGGTTCCACGGCCCGCCGGACGAAGAGGGCGTGGTCGAGGTCGGCTACAGCGTGGTCCCCACTTACCGCCGCCAGGGCTACGCGCGCGCCATGCTGACCGCCCTCCTGGCCAGGTCCGCCGAAGAACCCGATGTGAGGACAGTCCGGGCCACGATCCGATCCGACAACACGGCCTCCCTGGCCACCATCGCGGGCTTCGGCTTCACCCGCGTCGCCGAGCGGGGAAACGAGACCGACGGAATCGACCTCGTCTTCGAACTCCCCGCGAACCCCACCTGA
- a CDS encoding ABC transporter permease, with the protein MGARTKARAAEKKARKLSPPRLGPRDVFHVGSAGLRSRPMRVFLSALGIAIGIATMIAVVGISSSSQAKLLQELDKLGTNMLVATPGPSMFSGQDTQLPKDAPGMIGRIAGVESVGVTGDVKESVRRSENIPKEETNGIALKAAQGDLLKTLRARMHSGSWLNDATGRYPSVVLGHVTAERLGITGPGGQVFIGGQYFTVIGILDPIPLAPEIERSALIGWDAAQSLLGFDGHPTSVYERSADDRVQQVRGLIGKTANPENPSAVSVTDPSAALQAKAATEGAFSTLLLGLGGIALLVGGVGVANTMIISVLERRHEIGLRRSLGATKGQIRIQFVTESLLLSGLGGLAGIALGAAATAVYARAGDLPWVVPLWAVTGGFAATLAIGTVAGLYPAVRAAKLSPTLALQAG; encoded by the coding sequence ATGGGTGCCCGTACGAAAGCGCGCGCCGCCGAGAAGAAGGCCCGCAAGCTGTCCCCGCCGCGCCTCGGCCCCCGGGACGTGTTCCACGTGGGATCGGCGGGGCTGCGCTCGCGGCCCATGCGCGTGTTCCTGTCGGCGCTCGGGATCGCGATCGGCATCGCGACGATGATCGCGGTCGTCGGCATCTCCTCGTCGAGCCAGGCCAAGCTGCTCCAGGAACTCGACAAGCTCGGCACGAACATGCTGGTCGCCACCCCCGGCCCGTCGATGTTCTCGGGACAGGACACCCAGCTGCCGAAGGACGCCCCCGGCATGATCGGCCGGATCGCCGGGGTCGAATCGGTGGGCGTGACGGGCGACGTGAAGGAGTCCGTGCGCCGCAGCGAGAACATCCCGAAGGAGGAGACGAACGGCATCGCCCTCAAGGCAGCGCAGGGCGACCTCCTGAAGACGCTCCGGGCCCGGATGCACAGCGGAAGCTGGCTCAACGACGCGACGGGCCGCTACCCGTCCGTGGTGCTCGGGCACGTCACCGCCGAGCGCCTGGGCATCACGGGTCCGGGCGGACAGGTGTTCATCGGCGGCCAGTACTTCACCGTCATCGGCATCCTGGACCCCATCCCCCTCGCGCCGGAGATCGAACGCTCGGCGCTCATCGGCTGGGACGCCGCACAGAGCCTCCTGGGCTTCGACGGCCATCCCACGTCCGTCTACGAACGCTCCGCCGACGACCGCGTCCAGCAGGTCCGCGGCCTCATCGGCAAGACGGCCAACCCCGAGAACCCGAGCGCGGTATCGGTCACGGACCCGTCGGCGGCCCTCCAGGCGAAGGCCGCCACCGAGGGCGCCTTCAGCACCCTCCTCCTCGGCCTGGGCGGCATCGCCCTGCTGGTCGGCGGGGTCGGGGTGGCCAACACGATGATCATCTCGGTACTCGAACGCCGCCACGAGATCGGCCTGCGCCGCTCCCTGGGCGCCACCAAGGGCCAGATCCGCATCCAGTTCGTCACGGAGTCCCTGCTCCTGTCGGGCCTGGGCGGCCTGGCCGGCATCGCCCTGGGCGCAGCGGCCACGGCGGTGTACGCCCGAGCCGGCGACCTCCCCTGGGTGGTCCCCCTGTGGGCCGTCACCGGAGGCTTCGCGGCAACCCTGGCCATCGGCACGGTGGCAGGCCTCTACCCGGCGGTCCGCGCGGCAAAGCTATCGCCGACGCTGGCGCTGCAGGCGGGGTGA
- a CDS encoding DNA alkylation repair protein: MAELAALEDPKVRAVNEKHGDDHGVNLGKLRAVAKRLKTQQELSGGLWETGDTAARLLAILICRPKAFGRDELDAMLRGARTPKVHDWLVNYVVKKSPHAEELRLVWFADPDPVVASAGWALTTERVAKKPDGLDLAGLLDVIEAEMKDAPDRLQWAMNHCLAQIGIEHAEYRARALAIGERLEVLKDYPTPPGCTSPYAPAWINELVRRKEEKAAG, from the coding sequence ATGGCCGAGCTGGCTGCGTTGGAGGACCCGAAGGTCCGGGCGGTGAACGAGAAGCACGGCGACGATCACGGTGTGAATCTCGGCAAGCTGCGCGCGGTCGCGAAGCGCTTGAAGACACAGCAGGAACTGTCCGGCGGGCTCTGGGAGACGGGTGACACGGCCGCGAGGCTGCTGGCCATCCTGATCTGCCGCCCGAAGGCCTTCGGGCGGGACGAGCTGGACGCCATGCTGCGCGGCGCGCGCACGCCCAAGGTGCACGACTGGCTCGTGAACTACGTGGTGAAGAAGAGTCCGCACGCGGAAGAGCTGCGGCTGGTGTGGTTCGCCGATCCTGATCCCGTGGTTGCGAGTGCCGGGTGGGCGCTGACCACCGAGCGGGTGGCGAAGAAGCCCGATGGTCTGGATCTCGCGGGACTGCTCGACGTCATCGAGGCGGAGATGAAGGACGCCCCCGACCGCCTGCAATGGGCGATGAACCACTGCCTGGCCCAGATCGGCATCGAGCATGCCGAGTACCGCGCCCGCGCACTCGCCATCGGCGAGCGCCTGGAGGTTCTGAAGGACTATCCGACGCCTCCCGGCTGTACTTCGCCGTACGCGCCCGCCTGGATCAACGAGCTGGTGCGCCGGAAGGAGGAGAAGGCGGCGGGCTGA
- a CDS encoding DUF6228 family protein yields MNGCVHYAIEACATGLHARLDGVAAWNWSADLAPFLEKLSADFRGWDGERVWQTIDRDLTVRAVFRSGGHVGLTWTLRPWRMSVGSWEASVTTWLEAGEQMSALAADVRHFLGQEAGHGG; encoded by the coding sequence ATGAATGGCTGCGTCCACTACGCCATCGAGGCTTGCGCGACCGGTCTGCACGCTCGCCTGGACGGCGTGGCGGCCTGGAACTGGAGTGCCGACCTGGCTCCCTTCCTGGAGAAGCTCTCCGCGGACTTCCGGGGCTGGGACGGAGAGCGGGTCTGGCAGACCATCGACCGCGATCTCACGGTCAGAGCAGTCTTCCGCTCGGGCGGTCATGTCGGGCTGACCTGGACCCTGCGTCCGTGGCGCATGTCCGTCGGCAGCTGGGAGGCATCCGTCACCACCTGGCTGGAAGCCGGCGAGCAGATGTCCGCTCTCGCAGCCGATGTCCGGCACTTCCTCGGCCAGGAGGCCGGTCATGGCGGCTGA
- a CDS encoding amidohydrolase family protein, which produces METFPKIISVDDHTVEPPNVWRDRLPSKYHDVGPRVVRAPLKEMTFLGGKFAPVMGAKGDDGPIGDWWVYEDLHRPLTRLDTAVGYSRDEIKLEVITYEQMRPGSFSVPDRLADMDVNHVQSALCFPTFPRFCGQTFTEAKDRELGLLGVRAYNDWMVEEWCGPEAAGRLIPLTLIPLWDARLAAAEVRRNAARGVRAVAFSEIPPHLGLPSIHTDEWDPFLEACNETGTVIAMHIGSSSRMPSTSADAPPAVGSTITFANCCFSMVDWLMSGKFERFPNLKIMYAEGQIGWIPYILERANVVWEENRGWGGVADKVLRPPSELFAEHVFGCFFDDAFGLKNLDSIGVANVLYETDYPHSDSTWPKSREVGESQMGHLAPDVVDRIVRGNAIDLLGLTPEGRWPGA; this is translated from the coding sequence ATGGAGACCTTCCCGAAGATCATCTCGGTGGACGACCACACGGTTGAGCCCCCCAACGTCTGGCGGGACCGGCTCCCGTCCAAGTACCACGACGTCGGCCCCCGCGTCGTCCGCGCCCCCCTGAAGGAAATGACCTTCCTGGGAGGCAAGTTCGCCCCCGTCATGGGGGCCAAGGGCGACGACGGACCGATAGGCGACTGGTGGGTGTACGAGGACCTGCACCGACCCCTCACCCGCCTCGACACGGCCGTCGGCTACAGCCGCGACGAGATCAAGCTCGAAGTCATCACGTACGAGCAGATGCGCCCGGGCTCCTTCTCGGTTCCCGACCGGCTCGCCGACATGGACGTCAACCACGTCCAGTCGGCCCTCTGCTTCCCGACCTTCCCGCGTTTCTGCGGCCAGACCTTCACCGAGGCCAAGGACCGCGAACTCGGTCTGCTCGGCGTGCGCGCGTACAACGACTGGATGGTGGAGGAGTGGTGCGGCCCCGAAGCCGCCGGCCGTCTCATCCCGCTCACCCTCATCCCGCTCTGGGACGCCCGCCTGGCCGCCGCCGAGGTCCGCCGCAACGCCGCGCGCGGGGTCCGTGCGGTCGCCTTCTCGGAGATCCCGCCCCACCTCGGGCTCCCCTCCATCCACACGGACGAGTGGGACCCCTTCCTGGAGGCGTGCAACGAGACCGGCACGGTCATCGCCATGCACATCGGCTCCTCCTCGCGCATGCCCTCCACCTCGGCGGACGCGCCGCCGGCCGTCGGATCGACCATCACCTTCGCCAACTGCTGCTTCTCGATGGTGGACTGGCTGATGAGCGGCAAGTTCGAACGCTTTCCGAACCTCAAGATCATGTACGCGGAGGGCCAGATCGGCTGGATCCCGTACATCCTGGAGCGCGCGAACGTGGTCTGGGAGGAGAACCGCGGCTGGGGCGGCGTCGCCGACAAGGTGCTGCGCCCGCCGTCGGAGCTCTTCGCGGAGCACGTCTTCGGCTGCTTCTTCGATGACGCCTTCGGTCTGAAGAACCTGGACTCCATCGGCGTCGCCAACGTCCTCTACGAGACCGACTACCCCCACTCCGACTCCACGTGGCCCAAATCCCGTGAGGTCGGCGAGTCCCAGATGGGTCACCTGGCCCCGGACGTGGTGGACCGGATCGTGCGCGGCAACGCGATCGACCTGCTGGGCCTGACCCCGGAAGGCCGCTGGCCGGGGGCGTAG
- a CDS encoding cytochrome P450 family protein — MLAARARDPYPYFAWLRRHAPVRAERRDGRPTVWQVSRYEDVRALLTDERLSKDPGRVPGYVAGPAGLNRHLVHADPPDHTRLRTLVNTAFVPRRIAQLEPFITSTAHQLLDRVEGHVHVDVIGDFAAPLTFRMICAILGVPEELDNAETRDTLMATIAPAPGLDPARVEGALHALLDRLVATKRTGDEQSGVDLLGALVRASDESGAMSEEELRSTAYLLLLVGHDTTMNLIGNGTLALLHNPTEAARLTEVTGATGATGATSATSATAPDLVTTAVEELLRYDSPVRDATFRCAAESITLHGQRIGEGDIVSLLIGSANRDGDRFLEPDRLDLGRTPNDHLAFGYGPHFCIGAALARLEGAVALPLLLQRLGSVVLAKSVDELPWRPTRVMRGLAALPVVRN, encoded by the coding sequence GTGCTGGCCGCGCGGGCTCGGGACCCGTACCCCTACTTCGCCTGGCTGCGCCGCCATGCGCCCGTGCGTGCGGAGCGCCGGGACGGGCGCCCCACCGTGTGGCAGGTATCGCGCTACGAGGACGTCCGGGCGCTGCTCACCGACGAGCGGCTGAGCAAGGATCCGGGGCGGGTGCCCGGCTACGTTGCGGGGCCGGCCGGGCTGAACCGGCATCTCGTCCATGCCGATCCCCCGGACCACACCCGGCTGCGGACCCTGGTGAACACGGCCTTCGTGCCCCGCCGCATCGCCCAGCTGGAACCTTTCATCACATCCACCGCGCACCAGCTCCTCGACCGCGTCGAGGGCCATGTCCACGTGGACGTGATCGGGGACTTCGCCGCGCCCCTCACCTTCCGGATGATCTGCGCGATCCTCGGTGTCCCGGAGGAGTTGGACAACGCGGAGACCCGCGACACCCTCATGGCCACCATCGCGCCCGCTCCCGGTCTTGATCCGGCACGGGTGGAAGGCGCGCTGCACGCGCTGCTCGACCGGCTCGTCGCCACGAAACGTACGGGCGACGAACAGAGCGGAGTGGACCTGCTGGGCGCGCTCGTACGGGCCAGCGACGAAAGCGGCGCGATGAGCGAGGAGGAGCTGCGGTCCACCGCGTACCTCCTCCTCCTGGTCGGACACGACACCACCATGAACCTCATCGGAAACGGCACCCTCGCCCTCCTCCACAACCCCACCGAGGCCGCCCGGCTCACGGAGGTGACGGGTGCGACGGGTGCGACGGGTGCGACGAGTGCGACGAGTGCGACGGCACCCGACCTCGTCACCACCGCCGTGGAAGAGCTCCTGCGCTACGACTCCCCCGTGCGGGACGCCACCTTCCGCTGCGCGGCAGAATCGATCACCCTCCACGGACAGCGGATCGGCGAGGGGGACATCGTCAGCCTGCTCATCGGCTCGGCGAACCGGGACGGCGACCGTTTCCTCGAGCCGGACCGGCTCGATCTCGGGCGGACGCCCAATGACCACCTGGCCTTCGGCTACGGGCCCCACTTCTGCATCGGTGCCGCCCTGGCCCGCCTCGAAGGCGCCGTCGCGCTCCCGCTCCTCCTCCAGCGCCTGGGCAGCGTCGTACTGGCCAAGTCCGTCGACGAACTGCCCTGGCGGCCGACCCGCGTCATGCGCGGACTGGCCGCGCTGCCGGTGGTACGGAACTGA
- a CDS encoding PIN domain nuclease, translating to MTERFLIDKSALARYPKPAVHKVVFPLHVAGVLAVCGAVELEVMYSSRSKADADRVRKGMGAFDWLPTPDETWGRALDVQRKLIEGGNWKALSLPGLIIAATAERRGATVLHYDGDYDMIAEVTGQPMRWVVPRGTAD from the coding sequence ATGACCGAGCGCTTCCTGATCGACAAGTCCGCGCTGGCGCGCTATCCGAAGCCGGCGGTGCACAAGGTCGTCTTCCCCCTCCACGTGGCGGGAGTCCTCGCCGTGTGCGGTGCCGTGGAGCTGGAAGTGATGTACAGCTCCCGCTCGAAGGCCGATGCGGACCGGGTCCGCAAGGGCATGGGCGCCTTCGACTGGCTTCCCACTCCCGATGAGACGTGGGGCCGGGCTTTGGACGTGCAGAGGAAGCTCATCGAGGGGGGCAACTGGAAGGCGCTCTCGCTCCCGGGCCTGATCATCGCGGCGACCGCCGAACGGCGCGGAGCCACCGTCCTGCACTACGACGGTGACTACGACATGATCGCCGAGGTCACCGGCCAGCCGATGCGATGGGTCGTGCCGCGGGGAACGGCCGACTGA
- a CDS encoding type II toxin-antitoxin system VapB family antitoxin — protein sequence MARTVIDVDDALLAEAAELFGTKTKVATVNAALQDVVNRRKREDFLNWIAEGGLPDLTGPVEPAAETAFTDEEHVRDRAA from the coding sequence ATGGCCAGAACCGTGATCGACGTAGATGACGCCCTGCTGGCGGAAGCCGCCGAGCTCTTCGGGACGAAGACGAAGGTGGCGACGGTGAACGCCGCCCTCCAGGACGTGGTCAACCGGCGCAAGCGGGAGGACTTCCTGAACTGGATCGCCGAGGGCGGGCTGCCCGACCTGACGGGCCCGGTCGAACCGGCCGCGGAGACCGCCTTCACTGACGAGGAGCACGTTCGGGACAGGGCGGCATGA